DNA sequence from the Pungitius pungitius chromosome 16, fPunPun2.1, whole genome shotgun sequence genome:
ATGTCCTCATTTTGTTTTAGTCAGGGAGTTTATTGAGTGTCTTGTAATTCCAGTTTAGCATCTTGCTTATCTTGTCAGCCTCTCATTTGATTTACTAAATTACTAATTTTTGTGGATTTGCTGAACAGTGCAGTAATGAGACCTTTTTTACTTCACACAATTCAAATCCAATATCTTATATTTGCCTGCAGTTTTATATAATAACAACTCAGTTCTTCATGTAgtatacatttaacatttttctcACTAGAATATCCAAAGTTTGTGAGAAATGTGTTCAGCTGCTAGCTCTCTACATTCAGAGGTCAGAGAAGGCTCAGCCGCTTGGGGTCAGGTCCTGTGGGGCCAGTGGTGTGGGACTTGAGTCATTAGTCCAGTTCTGGGTAAAGTTGGCCCTGCTCTGGACGGAGGGCTCCTGTACAGGGACCGCGATGTGAAAAGCCACACCTATGGCCAAAATGAGAGCTGAAACCAAGAAGATGAGTCCACGGCGCAAGATCAGCTCAGGGACGGAGAGCAGCACTGAAGGTTTGGTGTTTGAGGTCTTCTGGCTCCCTTCATCCTCCCCTACAGGTCGTCCTGTATTTGTGTCGTTGGCCTCAGTCTCGTGTCCGCCTTCCAGCTCCTGATCCTGGGTGTTGACTGGACCGTAGCCCCCCGCTTCAGGAGCTCTTTCACCCTCCAACTGGGCCTTTAGGACGCACAGATGCTGCTGTTAATCATTGTGTAAATGACGAACCCCGACAAGGGAGAAAGCACCATTTACTATTTATTATGCACTTACTTCATCAGGACAGTAAGAGATCGCTGCACTAACAGGACGCTTCGTTATCAACACAACTTTCTTTCCAGCTCGCCGTTGAGCCTGAAAACatgatgaggttttttttattcatataaaaaaacaaataagcatTCACTCAAACattgaaatgcattcatttgttgCATGCTTGAGTGTGTATGTAATGTTCAGCACTAACATTTCTATTTGTACTTGTATTGTGAATGAGTTGAGAGATAACGTGCAATGCTACGCCAAAgcattggggaaaaaaatggaaacaaaattgcaataaaacaaagatttgaaATGCTGCCATAAGTTACATCGGCCAATCCAAATACTTAcctcattccttttttaaacagtttataTACCAAGGCTTTACAAAAAATGAGAGCATCCTACCTTTAACGTAATTTCCTTCCAGTCTAGTTTGAAGATTAGAATGAGGAAGAAACCCGTCTCCAAGACAACACATGTTAAGATACCGAGCCACAAACCTAACCAGaggcagacacaaaaaaacatttaaagaagaaagaTCTACTTTGTGTTCACTTCATACATAGACATAAGAACATTGTGTAACAAGAAAAACTACTGATATACTTCATGTTTATGAGAAAACAGACGGAGCCACACTAACAGGCATTGGACATAGTCATATGTTGACCTGATGATGGTGCTAGATGAAAAGTCAGGGATCATCAGAGCATTAAAGCATTTCATCTAAAGCCACGATTGTTTGTACCAAATTTCCTCACACTAAAGACTAAAAAGAGCAGGAGGGTTACTTAAGGCATTATTCAATGAACTacaaaatgattacatttaactCTACATTTAATTCGAGCCACCCTCATATAGTTATTAGATTATGATATATTGTAGCAGACacagaataaattaaatccaaataTTCAGGTAAAATGCATTTCTAAATTGAGGACTCAAGTTAAAGCCTCAATTTGCAGTACAAGGGAATGGAGGTGACTCACTGATCACTGAATACTGCTGGATTTAATTTAATCTAGTTCactatttttaaaacacaaccatgTTTGTTTCCAGGTCTGAAGGAGTAATACTGCATTTTCAGTTCATAAAATTAACTGTGGAGCTTTGGTAGCTCAAAAATGTCTTGGTACGAGTCAGTTTCACTTAACTCTGCCTTCTTGTGTCATTTCTGGTGGCAGAACAACAGTGAAGAAGAATAAAGACATTTGCTACTTCGTTGATTTttctgtattattatttttaactctTCATCACATCCAACAGGATTGCAATGTGACCCATGAGACCAAAAAACGAAAGTATAAGAAATGCATAACCTTGTTGCAGAAACATACAATATCAATGCATTAGGAACATTACCTATTATTCTGAGCTTGGCAGCAAACATCAGAGCTATTCCCACTGGCAGACCGATGAAGTAGTAAGACACCAGGTTGGACAAGGCAGCTATTTTCTGCATTCCAGATCCAATAAGAATGCCTGAGCAGACACACTGACGACATACACACATAGAAACAATTGAAAAGGGCTGCATGCTCGTCAACACAAGCTCAATCCAaaggaaaataacattttttgttcCCTCATAACGTACCAGAAGATTATCAAAAAACTGCACAAATGTGTAGACTGTGAGGTTATCTGAGACAATCGCCACAATTTCTCTGCAGACAGTAAAAGAAGatcatcaaaataaaacatagttGTTACAAAGTGCAGGAACGAAGGTGTGTTGGTTTAAGACTCACTCATCGGATGTAAATATGTAGCCAACGACGGACTTACAGCCAGCAAGGACAATGCCCTGGAACACAGCAAGCATTCCTGCAAAGACGTTACACAACATACATTATAACATTTGACAGGATGTGTGTTTTGTCCACATTCACAAAAATATCCAACAGCTTTGAAATAAAGGTTCCATGGATCTCACAAGTTATTTTTGCCTGAGTCcgtttaacaataaaaaaagggatcaATTAACCTGTCATCCAATTAGAATCCAGAATTCTCTGTGAGCACGGTCTGGATTATAGTGATTACATATTTGTGTTTATAAGTATACGTTTTCATACCTGATAGAACCAGCACTACTTTGCAAGTGACTATGGCCCTGGAAGTGTTCCCAGCACCCAGAGCATTcccaacacgcacacaggcaGCTGCATGGACACCTTGAGGGAACTGCAAGGACCCCGTGTTGATTTTTGACATCACAATGAGTTACAAAGCTTAACATCAAACTCTTAAAGACACAAAACAGGGGAAACATCTGGCCTGCTTCTCTCAAAGTTCAATGTTCAAAGGCCTACCAGCAGAATGTCTGTATATAGAAAAGTCACTGTGGCCAGCCACATAGCAACATGCAAATTGCATACTTTCATTTCTGTAATCCTGAACTTTGGACAGAGCCCTGCTAGCTCTACTATTAGTTTTAATGCTACGTTAAACTAATCGCCTTATGGGTGTTGATCCGTACTTGACATACAGACTTTgtgagttgtatcaacattctCATCTAAAGTAAATAAGATAATTTCCCAACATGCTGAATGCAGATAAATGTTCCATTGAACTCATTGGATGATGCATACCATACATATTATAGCTCCTATTTCCAACAACACATGCTGGGCCGCCAGGTCCACCTCTCCCAGTATACCTATTTATGATAAAGGTCAGATTCAGACATTTTCAAAGACGGAAAACTGTACACAgtctgctgctgttttattaATCCAGCAAAGGTCAAATATTGGACAAAGAGAATGTATTTGGGCAGATTATTTCCCAATatattgtatatgtatatatatatatatatatatatatatatattagattaTTCTTTCAATGTCCAATACCtaaactgtatttttgttttaagtggTTTGTTTATTACAAATTAGACACTTATTTACCTCTAAGCAAGTTTGCAGTAAAtcaattcaataaaatgttttgcttttataagaactttaatggtttaatgattggtttgtataaaaaagaaatgtgacttTACTGTACTCCACTCAAAAGCgtttaaaatcattttcaacaCTAACCGGCAAGGAAACCTCCAACCTCCCAGATCCACCATTCAAACCAGATCATGAATACACTGGGAATAGCCAGCTTCATATAGGAGCCCCACTCCTGCAGACAGTCGGTGGACCAGCCTGCAGAAGGTTTAACACAGAAGGATTGTACTCAATGGGCCTGTAGTGGGGGACAGATTTCTGAAGACAGATTTATAAACAGAACTGCTTTTGTGCGAAAATTTGCATTTTCATCCGGATGTATCAACAGAAATGCTGATTTTGACATTTAATACTTTTGTGTGTATAACTCACCTCCCCATGTCTGCTGATGCAGCTTCTTCCATCGGATGTagccaaacagcagcaggaacatGGATATGTGAGAAAGGGCGTGAGCTATAGCTGAtccactgcaaacacacaggatAGAACATAATCTAAATAATATTGAGGGGATTTCACGGTCTAATTTGGCGCTATGCCTTCTTCTCTATAGACTTACAGGACTCCCAACTCAAGGCTGTAGATTAAGACGTAGTTGGCCCCCACATTAAAGacgtttgctgctgctgctgtgtacaACTGAGGCATAATGATCCCCTGGCAGACAAAAAGAGACATGCAAGCCACAATCAGCAATCCCCTTTATACAGCTTCTATTAAAAAGGCATTAATCTTATCTGTGAAAATCTGAGACATACAACTAAATAAGTGAAGCAACCTGGGATTGGAAGAGAGACTGAGGTGGGATGTATTTGTCCGTAATGGCAGGCATGGTAATGTCTCCTAGCGAGGTCATTGTCATAttgtaaaaaaagtaaagtcaGATTATCATCATGGTCATAACAATTGGCCACAAATGGGCCACTACATTGATCTGGTCACatg
Encoded proteins:
- the LOC119215290 gene encoding multidrug and toxin extrusion protein 1-like; the encoded protein is MQWVSVCDSVIRNIDYGETFKFSRYRWIRSIKLTEGSKLLKCGRKKTTNGWVPRTQRTLRRLQSPFDGVSVATTMRPEGDDAAVAAVSSKLFRCAWVRRWVPLAYREELYQVLRLTGPLVVSRFLNFLLPFVISIFCGHIGNSELAGYALASAIINTTTASTGNGLALACDTLISQTYGGRNMRRVGVILQRGSLILLLFCLPCWALLINTHNLLLMLHQDHEVARISQIYAVAFIPAVPAMFLQELQVSYLQNQGIIMPQLYTAAAANVFNVGANYVLIYSLELGVLGSAIAHALSHISMFLLLFGYIRWKKLHQQTWGGWSTDCLQEWGSYMKLAIPSVFMIWFEWWIWEVGGFLAGILGEVDLAAQHVLLEIGAIICMFPQGVHAAACVRVGNALGAGNTSRAIVTCKVVLVLSGMLAVFQGIVLAGCKSVVGYIFTSDEEIVAIVSDNLTVYTFVQFFDNLLCVCSGILIGSGMQKIAALSNLVSYYFIGLPVGIALMFAAKLRIIGLWLGILTCVVLETGFFLILIFKLDWKEITLKAQRRAGKKVVLITKRPVSAAISYCPDEAQLEGERAPEAGGYGPVNTQDQELEGGHETEANDTNTGRPVGEDEGSQKTSNTKPSVLLSVPELILRRGLIFLVSALILAIGVAFHIAVPVQEPSVQSRANFTQNWTNDSSPTPLAPQDLTPSG